GCCTGGGGCGCCGCCCGGGGAAGGACGACCGCGCGCGGGCGATGGCCGCGCTGGAGCACGTGGGCATCCCCGAGCTGGCGGGGCGGCAGCTGAAAGACCTGTCGGGCGGGCAGAAGCAGCGCGCGCTGATCGCCCGCGCCCTGGTCGGCGAGCCCAACGTGCTGGTGCTGGACGAGCCGACCAACGGGATGGACCTGGTGTCGACGACGCAGATCCTGGGGCTCGTGCGCGAGCTGCACGAGCGCGACGGACTCACGGTGATCATGGTGAGCCACGCGCTGAACGAGGTGGCCAACTACGTGGAGCGCATCGCCCTGGTGGTGGGCGGCGGGTTCCGCATCGGCACGGTGGACGAGATCATGACCGAGCCGGTGCTGAGCGAGATGTACGGCATTCCCGTGGAGGTCGACTCGTTCGAGGGGCACCGCATCGTGCTGGCGCGCCGCTTCGCCCCCGGACAGGAGGCGCACCGTGCTTGACGCCGTCCTTCTCTTCCGAGAGGCGCTGTACGGGGCGCTGGTGATCGCGCTCGCCTGCTCGGTCCTCGGCGTCTACGTGGTGCTGCGCCGCATCGTGTTCGTCGGCGCGGCGCTGGCGCAGCTCTCCTCCGCGGGGATCGCGCTGGCGCTCTTCCTCTCCGGCTACGGAGCGATGGCGGCGCTCGGCGCGCACCCGGTGGCGCTGGCGCTGGTGGTGACGCTGGCCGGCGCGCTCTTCTTCGGCGTGGAGGGCGGCGGGCGCGGGCCGGTGCCGCCGGACGCCACCATCGGCGTCACCTACGCCGTCGCCGCGGCCGCGGGGATCCTGCTCGTCGCGAAGGCGGCGACCGGCGAGGCGCACGACATCTTCCTGCAGGGCAACATCCTGAGCATCACGAGGACGGACACGCTGGTGCTGCTGGGCGTGTCCATCCCCGTGCTGCTGGTGCATCTCCTGTTCTACAAGGAGTTCCTGTTCGTCTCGTTCGACCGCGAGACGGCGCGGACGCTGGGGTACCGCGTGGGGGGATGGAACCTGCTGCTGTACCTGACGCTGGGGCTGGTGATCGCCTTCGCCATGCAGTTCGCAGGGGTGATGCTGGTGTTCAACTTCCTCGTCCTTCCCGCGGTGACGGGGCTGCTGCTGGCGCGGGGGATGGCGGGCGTGTTCGCGTGGTCGGTCGGGTCGGCGATCCTGGCCGCGGTGATCGGCTTCACCCTGTCGGTGCCGTACGACCTGCCCACGGGGCCGGCGATCATCTGCGTCTCCGGCCTGCTGGCGCTGCTGGCCTGGGGGATCCGCGCGCTGCGGCGGTAGCCATCATCCCGGGGGCGATTGAACCTTCGGCGCGTGCCGCGGTAGATTACACCGCGGCACGCGCCGCTTTCGACCACCGACGTACGATCCGCCGATGACCCGAATCTCCAGAATCTTCCGCACCCTGGCCGCCGCGGCGTGCCTGCTGGCCGCCGCCTGCTCCGACACGTCCGGCACGGGACAGCCGGCGCAGCAGGGCAAGTACCAGGTGCTGATCTACGACGAGGCCACGCAGCAGGTGTACGCGCAGGTGTTCGCCGACGGCACGGTGCAGGGCGGCATCGCCGTTCCCACCGGCGGCCAGCGCCACCTGATCCTCCGGCTGCTGACGGATACCAACGTCCCCGCCGGCATCGGGCCGGGCGACGAGGTGCGGGTGAACGTGACCAACACGGTGGTGGCCGGCTTCCACCTGGACAGCCAGCAGGCGAACGTGCTGCACGGCACGCTGACCGGCGGCTCGCAGGGCGCCACCACGCTGCGGGTGCAGTACATCCAGGGCGGCTTCACCGTGTACCAGTCGCCGTCCGTCGGGGTGACGGTGAGCTGAGCCGCGGCGCCGTCACGGCCGTCTGCTGATGGACTAGGGGCCCCGATTCGCGGATGCGGATCGGGGCCCTGTCGCGGCACCCCGAATGGAATTCGGGGGCAACAACAGCACAAAGTCCCTGCGGGACTGCTATCCGGCATGGTCACGACAAGCGGAGGTTGGTGCTGAATTTTTTCTTCCTCCTCTATTGCGGAGCGGGAATGGGCCAGACTGGCG
The nucleotide sequence above comes from Longimicrobium sp.. Encoded proteins:
- a CDS encoding metal ABC transporter ATP-binding protein, translating into MSDLVRFDGVALGYGRRTILSGLSFAVSEGDFLGLVGPNGAGKTTVLRAILGTLAPQEGTLVRSDALRFGYVPQRDQVDYNFPLKVLDVVLMGRYDRIGLGRRPGKDDRARAMAALEHVGIPELAGRQLKDLSGGQKQRALIARALVGEPNVLVLDEPTNGMDLVSTTQILGLVRELHERDGLTVIMVSHALNEVANYVERIALVVGGGFRIGTVDEIMTEPVLSEMYGIPVEVDSFEGHRIVLARRFAPGQEAHRA
- a CDS encoding metal ABC transporter permease; its protein translation is MLDAVLLFREALYGALVIALACSVLGVYVVLRRIVFVGAALAQLSSAGIALALFLSGYGAMAALGAHPVALALVVTLAGALFFGVEGGGRGPVPPDATIGVTYAVAAAAGILLVAKAATGEAHDIFLQGNILSITRTDTLVLLGVSIPVLLVHLLFYKEFLFVSFDRETARTLGYRVGGWNLLLYLTLGLVIAFAMQFAGVMLVFNFLVLPAVTGLLLARGMAGVFAWSVGSAILAAVIGFTLSVPYDLPTGPAIICVSGLLALLAWGIRALRR